The following proteins are encoded in a genomic region of Hydra vulgaris chromosome 05, alternate assembly HydraT2T_AEP:
- the LOC136080544 gene encoding uncharacterized protein LOC136080544, with translation MKTVFAILFLAFIALTYARSYEDVKEEIKNEVEKEILEDLEEESDELNDKRKEINDAKPWRWVRRIRWKKLIPYIPVVVAAAGKK, from the exons ATGAAGACAGTgtttgcaattttgtttttgGCGTTCATTGCGTTGACATACGCAAGAA GTTATGAGGATGtgaaagaagaaattaaaaatgaagttgAAAAAGAAATACTTGAAGATCTTGAAGAGGAAAGTGACGAATTAAATGATAAGAGAAAAG AAATCAATGATGCAAAGCCATGGAGATGGGTACGACGTATACGATGGAAGAAACTTATTCCTTATATACCAGTTGTTGTTGCGGCGGCTGGTAAAAAGTAA